The Candidatus Cloacimonadota bacterium genome includes a window with the following:
- a CDS encoding PorV/PorQ family protein encodes MSKYRMLTLAALMIALSLPFSLGAISQASMLSLTFEPGGRANGMGRAYSAVADDAYAAWWNPGATAFNRKTQLAGSHIPWLAGSGFNDMYYEYLGYNQYFQGIGNINAHLTLLDMGTQTQTDENNNVIGEFHSFEFAGNVGYSYDVIPQQLGVGTNFKFVYSYLGPGQPTEPDGKAFGFAFDLGAKYQDFLTDGTNLSFVIQNIGPNVTYIDQEQSDPLPMTVRLGAAYEILNAPMNKLLVSAEASKVLANEDPLLTRFVTGWQHMEESIFGIGAEYTYLDLISLRGGYFLDSAGSVMGPSFGAGIQYTFSKKYKLNADFSMVPGGELVDFNKVFSLGFEF; translated from the coding sequence GGCTTCGATGCTGTCGCTCACCTTTGAGCCGGGCGGACGGGCCAACGGCATGGGCCGCGCCTATTCCGCCGTTGCCGACGACGCTTACGCCGCCTGGTGGAATCCGGGCGCCACGGCGTTCAACCGCAAAACCCAGCTGGCCGGATCGCACATTCCCTGGTTGGCAGGTTCCGGCTTCAACGACATGTATTACGAATACCTGGGCTATAACCAGTATTTCCAGGGCATCGGGAACATCAACGCCCACCTGACCCTTCTGGACATGGGCACCCAAACCCAGACCGACGAAAACAACAACGTGATCGGCGAATTCCACAGCTTTGAATTTGCCGGAAACGTAGGCTATAGCTACGATGTGATCCCACAACAGTTGGGCGTTGGTACGAATTTCAAGTTCGTTTACAGCTATCTGGGGCCCGGCCAACCCACCGAGCCGGACGGCAAGGCTTTCGGCTTCGCCTTCGACCTTGGCGCCAAATATCAGGATTTCCTCACCGATGGCACCAACCTTTCCTTCGTGATCCAAAACATCGGCCCGAACGTGACCTACATCGACCAGGAACAATCCGACCCCTTGCCCATGACCGTAAGGCTGGGCGCGGCTTACGAGATCCTCAACGCCCCCATGAACAAGCTGTTGGTCTCCGCGGAAGCCAGCAAGGTCCTGGCCAACGAAGACCCCCTGCTCACCAGGTTTGTCACCGGCTGGCAACACATGGAGGAATCCATCTTCGGGATCGGCGCGGAATACACCTACCTTGATCTGATCTCACTCCGCGGTGGCTATTTCCTCGATTCAGCCGGAAGCGTGATGGGCCCCAGCTTCGGGGCCGGGATCCAATACACCTTCAGCAAGAAATATAAGCTGAACGCGGATTTCAGCATGGTCCCCGGCGGTGAATTGGTCGATTTCAACAAGGTCTTCTCCCTGGGCTTCGAGTTTTAG